In a single window of the Esox lucius isolate fEsoLuc1 chromosome 22, fEsoLuc1.pri, whole genome shotgun sequence genome:
- the LOC105019775 gene encoding protein SON isoform X1: MAANIEQIFRDFVVNKIKEIEDESQDISPTDEGNPNGKTAEVDGITDTQDKDGVVDKDEGDAPHKKHKKHKKHKKHKSKKKKQKEDKENGSESAADSDGEKAKTGEEDDGRSKRHKRHSGKKKKKKRKKDCDKSDSSSGSDSESESKPQSGNKESKPRDLPDIIPKLGEKHTEKSSRSSRSRLGKRKSRSKSRNRRERSRSGRRGGARSRSRQRRSRSRSRKSRSRSRSRKSRSRSGKRGRRTRSRSLVILKKDRRSTSRSRKQSRSRTRTPSPSENNNSKSRSASREAPLAENNLSASLAKDDVTESVVKEENLMVPIDNSALVSKTSIDGVLNITSGGGWKPIPFVVNSKKEEPPISSQPVESLMSKECQTSLEISSVEPKNSSTDHQPALASEPNPSAQPTVESDGPVTSETLCGSEDLLPPKKDTDELEKVAPQGADGDLLTSPQPKTQHMSGEAETKEGQSLKSRSPSKRKKSRSKSPGQKKRYDAKSSRKRRSRSNSAGKRKKSRSSSRSRKKKSKSRTPSRRRRSRSKSGARKKKSRSRSRTRTKRSKSRSPKRKRSKSRSPARRSKRTRSRSGSRRRGRGGFGAHQLSQRDRWKREPSHSPVLILRKKRSPARTNRDTSKSPPRLTELDKDQLLEIAKANAAAMCAKAGMPIPESLRPKATFQLPLPNPNMSFPMNMPMNMPMSMTMNAAMASMTAATMTAALASMGSMASLHQMAPLPSITNKPPPGPPQPNTATIEDVKRKVAKQANSISIKEFTDKCKKIVEKGGELAIAEPRMSDDEDDGKPFGRAALREVKGISFSLNNASVRPSPALAVRSEAAFAKEFPVSSGSQHRKKEGDVGGAYGEWVTVDKKAEKAKGPSPTAKASATAAKDASPGDAPLTAVPTATEEPAIAKESDSVFPEPPLQPVDITQAVGERMKAQKRLAENPYDVSAICMLSRAQEQVDAWAQSNTIPGLFTGSTGATVLSSEELSNSGPQAWIKKDQFLRAAPVSGGVGEFLMRKMGWRLGEGLGRHREGTVEPIIIDFKTDRKGLVAEGEKTQKSGGLVVMKDLLGKHPVSALMEMCNKKKWIPPEFIMVNHSGPDHRKNFLFKVVVNGQDYQPASASPNKKHAKAMAATVALQAMGEVAGESGLYTGPVFTAATTGPLFSSASNV; encoded by the exons CCCGACAGATGAAGGCAATCCTAATGGTAAAACAGCAGAAGTCGATGGAATCACTGACACACAAG aCAAAGATGGTGTAGTTGACAAGGATGAGGGAGATGCTCCACACAAGAAGCACAAGAAGCACAAAaagcacaaaaaacacaaaagtaaaaagaagaaacagaagGAAGATAAAGAGAACGGCTCAGAATCAGCAGCAGACTCCGATGGAGAAAAGGCAAAAACTG GGGAAGAGGATGATGGGAGATCCAAACGGCATAAACGACATTCtgggaaaaagaagaaaaagaagcgTAAGAAGGACTGCGACAAATCTGACAGCTCATCTGGGTCAGACTCGGAATCTGAGTCAAAGCCTCAGTCTGGGAACAAGGAAAGCAAACCTCGGGATTTGCCTGATATAATCCCCAAACTAGGGGAGAAACATACAGAAAAGTCCTCCCGAAGTTCCCGGTCTCGTTTAGGCAAGCGCAAATCGAGGTCCAAATCCCGtaacaggagagagagatccAGGTCTGGTAGAAGAGGTGGCGCACGTTCCCGATCACGGCAACGCAGGTCCAGGTCACGCTCTAGAAAGTCTAGGTCCAGGTCACGCTCTAGAAAGTCTAGGTCTAGGTCTGGCAAGAGAGGCAGGAGAACACGGTCAAGGTCCCTTGTTATCTTAAAGAAAGACAGACGGTCTACTTCAAGATCCAGAAAGCAATCAAGATCTAGGACGAGGACTCCCTCTCCCTCCGAGAACAACAACTCCAAATCCAGGTCTGCCTCAAGGGAAGCTCCATTAGCTGAGAATAATCTGTCTGCATCCCTGGCTAAAGATGATGTTACTGAGTCTGTTGTGAAAGAAGAAAACCTCATGGTTCCAATAGATAATTCAGCCCTAGTGTCCAAAACAAGCATTGATGGTGTCTTAAATATCACCTCTGGAGGTGGTTGGAAGCCAATACCGTTTGTGGTCAACAGCAAGAAGGAAGAGCCACCTATTTCCTCCCAGCCTGTAGAATCTTTAATGTCTAAAGAGTGCCAGACTTCTCTGGAGATATCTTCTGTTGAGCCCAAAAATTCCTCCACTGACCACCAGCCAGCATTAGCCTCTGAGCCTAACCCCAGCGCCCAGCCAACTGTTGAATCGGATGGACCTGTTACTTCTGAAACCTTGTGTGGCTCAGAAGATTTGCTGCCCCCTAAAAAGGATACCGATGAACTGGAGAAGGTGGCACCTCAGGGTGCAGATGGAGATCTGCTGACCTCACCACAACCTAAAACTCAGCATATGTCTGGAGAGGCAGAGACAAAGGAAGGACAGTCTTTGAAGTCCAGGTCTCCTTCAAAGAGGAAAAAGTCAAGGTCTAAGTCTCCCGGTCAGAAGAAACGCTATGATGCAAAGTCCTCCAGAAAGAGGAGGTCCAGATCCAATTCTGCGGGAAAGAGGAAGAAATCACGCTCTTCGTCAAGGAGCCGAAAGAAGAAGTCCAAATCCAGGACACCGTCACGGAGAAGGCGGTCTCGCTCCAAGTCGGGAGCAAGGAAGAAGAAATCCCGGTCTAGATCGAGAACGCGGACCAAGCGCTCAAAATCTCGGTCACCAAAAAGGAAACGGTCCAAATCACGGTCTCCTGCTCGGAGGTCAAAGCGGACGAGGTCACGCTCTGGTTCTCGgcggagggggaggggtggatTCGGCGCCCACCAGCTGAGCCAGAGGGACCGCTGGAAGCGTGAGCCAAGCCACTCCCCAGTCCTCATCCTCCGTAAGAAGAGGTCTCCGGCACGCACCAACCGCGACACCAGCAAAAGCCCGCCACGACTGACAGAGCTGG ACAAAGACCAGTTACTAGAGATTGCTAAGGCTAATGCCGCTGCCATGTGTGCAAAGGCGGGGATGCCCATCCCAGAGAGTCTACGACCCAAAGCCACCTTCCAGTTGCCTTTACCCAACCCCAACATGTCCTTCCCCATGAACATGCCCATGAACATGCCAATGAGCATGACCATGAACGCAGCAATGGCTAGCATGACCGCCGCCACCATGACCGCCGCCCTGGCTAGTATGGGATCTATGGCGTCCTTGCACCAGATGGCCCCGCTCCCCAGCATTACCAACAAGCCCCCGCCGGGCCCTCCTCAGCCCAACACCGCCACCATCGAGGATGTCAAGAGGAAGGTGGCCAAGCAGGCCAACAGCATCAGCATCAAGGAGTTCACCGAT AAGTGTAAGAAGATTGTGGAGAAGGGGGGGGAGCTTGCAATCGCAGAGCCCCGCATGTCTGATGACGAAGACGATGGCAAACCGTTTGGACGAGCCGCCCTCAGGGAGGTCAAGGGCATCTCCTTCAGCCTCAAT aACGCATCAGTGCGTCCATCACCCGCGTTGGCGGTTCGGAGCGAGGCGGCGTTTGCCAAAGAGTTCCCTGTGTCGTCCGGCTCCCAGCACAGGAAGAAAGAGGGCGATGTGGGAGGGGCTTATGGAGAGTGGGTGACCGTCGACAAGAAAGCGGAGAAGGCAAAAGGGCCGTCACCGACGGCCAAGGCCTCAGCAACTGCTGCCAAGGATGCGTCGCCAGGGGATGCGCCTTTGACGGCCGTACCCACGGCAACGGAGGAGCCGGCGATCGCCAAGGAGAGCGATAGTGTATTTCCGGAGCCTCCGCTACAG CCCGTGGACATCACCCAGGCGGTCGGGGAGAGAATGAAGGCCCAGAAGCGCCTGGCTGAAAACCCGTACGACGTCAGTGCCATCTGCATGCTCAGCCGTGCTCAGGAACAG GTGGATGCGTGGGCCCAATCCAACACCATCCCTGGACTGTTCACTGGTTCTACCGGGGCTACGGTGCTCAGCTCAGAGGAGCTGTCCAACAGCGGACCGCAGGCCTGGATCAAAAAG gaCCAATTCCTCCGAGCTGCTCCAGTGTCAGGAGGCGTAGGAGAGTTCCTTATGAGGAAGATGGGCTGGAGGTTGGGGGAGGGGCTAGGGCGACACCGTGAGGGCACAGTCGAGCCAATCATTATTGATTTCAAGACCGACCGCAAAG GTCTAGTGGCTGAGGGAGAGAAGACTCAAAAGTCTGGCGGTCTTGTGGTGATGAAGGATCTACTGG GTAAACACCCTGTGTCTGCTCTGATGGAGATGTGTAACAAGAAGAAGTGGATTCCTCCCGAGTTTATCATGGTGAACCACAGCGGCCCAGATCACCGcaaaaacttccttttcaaG GTGGTGGTGAACGGTCAAGACTACCAGCCTGCGTCTGCCAGTCCTAACAAGAAGCATGCCAAAGCCATGGCTGCCACGGTGGCTCTACAGGCCATGGGCGAGGTGGCCGGAGAATCTGGGCTTTATACGGGGCCGGTGTTCACCGCCGCCACCACCGGACCCCTGTTCTCCTCTGCCTCCAACGTGTaa
- the LOC105019775 gene encoding protein SON isoform X5, whose product MAANIEQIFRDFVVNKIKEIEDESQDISPTDEGNPNGKTAEVDGITDTQDKDGVVDKDEGDAPHKKHKKHKKHKKHKSKKKKQKEDKENGSESAADSDGEKAKTGEEDDGRSKRHKRHSGKKKKKKRKKDCDKSDSSSGSDSESESKPQSGNKESKPRDLPDIIPKLGEKHTEKSSRSSRSRLGKRKSRSKSRNRRERSRSGRRGGARSRSRQRRSRSRSRKSRSRSRSRKSRSRSGKRGRRTRSRSLVILKKDRRSTSRSRKQSRSRTRTPSPSENNNSKSRSASREAPLAENNLSASLAKDDVTESVVKEENLMVPIDNSALVSKTSIDGVLNITSGGGWKPIPFVVNSKKEEPPISSQPVESLMSKECQTSLEISSVEPKNSSTDHQPALASEPNPSAQPTVESDGPVTSETLCGSEDLLPPKKDTDELEKVAPQGADGDLLTSPQPKTQHMSGEAETKEGQSLKSRSPSKRKKSRSKSPGQKKRYDAKSSRKRRSRSNSAGKRKKSRSSSRSRKKKSKSRTPSRRRRSRSKSGARKKKSRSRSRTRTKRSKSRSPKRKRSKSRSPARRSKRTRSRSGSRRRGRGGFGAHQLSQRDRWKREPSHSPVLILRKKRSPARTNRDTSKSPPRLTELDKDQLLEIAKANAAAMCAKAGMPIPESLRPKATFQLPLPNPNMSFPMNMPMNMPMSMTMNAAMASMTAATMTAALASMGSMASLHQMAPLPSITNKPPPGPPQPNTATIEDVKRKVAKQANSISIKEFTDKCKKIVEKGGELAIAEPRMSDDEDDGKPFGRAALREVKGISFSLNNASVRPSPALAVRSEAAFAKEFPVSSGSQHRKKEGDVGGAYGEWVTVDKKAEKAKGPSPTAKASATAAKDASPGDAPLTAVPTATEEPAIAKESDSVFPEPPLQPVDITQAVGERMKAQKRLAENPYDVSAICMLSRAQEQVDAWAQSNTIPGLFTGSTGATVLSSEELSNSGPQAWIKKQVQMQYGHPATRGALACPLSRVPLGVGIGTRRVKEGGRGGRKEEESWKTNSSELLQCQEA is encoded by the exons CCCGACAGATGAAGGCAATCCTAATGGTAAAACAGCAGAAGTCGATGGAATCACTGACACACAAG aCAAAGATGGTGTAGTTGACAAGGATGAGGGAGATGCTCCACACAAGAAGCACAAGAAGCACAAAaagcacaaaaaacacaaaagtaaaaagaagaaacagaagGAAGATAAAGAGAACGGCTCAGAATCAGCAGCAGACTCCGATGGAGAAAAGGCAAAAACTG GGGAAGAGGATGATGGGAGATCCAAACGGCATAAACGACATTCtgggaaaaagaagaaaaagaagcgTAAGAAGGACTGCGACAAATCTGACAGCTCATCTGGGTCAGACTCGGAATCTGAGTCAAAGCCTCAGTCTGGGAACAAGGAAAGCAAACCTCGGGATTTGCCTGATATAATCCCCAAACTAGGGGAGAAACATACAGAAAAGTCCTCCCGAAGTTCCCGGTCTCGTTTAGGCAAGCGCAAATCGAGGTCCAAATCCCGtaacaggagagagagatccAGGTCTGGTAGAAGAGGTGGCGCACGTTCCCGATCACGGCAACGCAGGTCCAGGTCACGCTCTAGAAAGTCTAGGTCCAGGTCACGCTCTAGAAAGTCTAGGTCTAGGTCTGGCAAGAGAGGCAGGAGAACACGGTCAAGGTCCCTTGTTATCTTAAAGAAAGACAGACGGTCTACTTCAAGATCCAGAAAGCAATCAAGATCTAGGACGAGGACTCCCTCTCCCTCCGAGAACAACAACTCCAAATCCAGGTCTGCCTCAAGGGAAGCTCCATTAGCTGAGAATAATCTGTCTGCATCCCTGGCTAAAGATGATGTTACTGAGTCTGTTGTGAAAGAAGAAAACCTCATGGTTCCAATAGATAATTCAGCCCTAGTGTCCAAAACAAGCATTGATGGTGTCTTAAATATCACCTCTGGAGGTGGTTGGAAGCCAATACCGTTTGTGGTCAACAGCAAGAAGGAAGAGCCACCTATTTCCTCCCAGCCTGTAGAATCTTTAATGTCTAAAGAGTGCCAGACTTCTCTGGAGATATCTTCTGTTGAGCCCAAAAATTCCTCCACTGACCACCAGCCAGCATTAGCCTCTGAGCCTAACCCCAGCGCCCAGCCAACTGTTGAATCGGATGGACCTGTTACTTCTGAAACCTTGTGTGGCTCAGAAGATTTGCTGCCCCCTAAAAAGGATACCGATGAACTGGAGAAGGTGGCACCTCAGGGTGCAGATGGAGATCTGCTGACCTCACCACAACCTAAAACTCAGCATATGTCTGGAGAGGCAGAGACAAAGGAAGGACAGTCTTTGAAGTCCAGGTCTCCTTCAAAGAGGAAAAAGTCAAGGTCTAAGTCTCCCGGTCAGAAGAAACGCTATGATGCAAAGTCCTCCAGAAAGAGGAGGTCCAGATCCAATTCTGCGGGAAAGAGGAAGAAATCACGCTCTTCGTCAAGGAGCCGAAAGAAGAAGTCCAAATCCAGGACACCGTCACGGAGAAGGCGGTCTCGCTCCAAGTCGGGAGCAAGGAAGAAGAAATCCCGGTCTAGATCGAGAACGCGGACCAAGCGCTCAAAATCTCGGTCACCAAAAAGGAAACGGTCCAAATCACGGTCTCCTGCTCGGAGGTCAAAGCGGACGAGGTCACGCTCTGGTTCTCGgcggagggggaggggtggatTCGGCGCCCACCAGCTGAGCCAGAGGGACCGCTGGAAGCGTGAGCCAAGCCACTCCCCAGTCCTCATCCTCCGTAAGAAGAGGTCTCCGGCACGCACCAACCGCGACACCAGCAAAAGCCCGCCACGACTGACAGAGCTGG ACAAAGACCAGTTACTAGAGATTGCTAAGGCTAATGCCGCTGCCATGTGTGCAAAGGCGGGGATGCCCATCCCAGAGAGTCTACGACCCAAAGCCACCTTCCAGTTGCCTTTACCCAACCCCAACATGTCCTTCCCCATGAACATGCCCATGAACATGCCAATGAGCATGACCATGAACGCAGCAATGGCTAGCATGACCGCCGCCACCATGACCGCCGCCCTGGCTAGTATGGGATCTATGGCGTCCTTGCACCAGATGGCCCCGCTCCCCAGCATTACCAACAAGCCCCCGCCGGGCCCTCCTCAGCCCAACACCGCCACCATCGAGGATGTCAAGAGGAAGGTGGCCAAGCAGGCCAACAGCATCAGCATCAAGGAGTTCACCGAT AAGTGTAAGAAGATTGTGGAGAAGGGGGGGGAGCTTGCAATCGCAGAGCCCCGCATGTCTGATGACGAAGACGATGGCAAACCGTTTGGACGAGCCGCCCTCAGGGAGGTCAAGGGCATCTCCTTCAGCCTCAAT aACGCATCAGTGCGTCCATCACCCGCGTTGGCGGTTCGGAGCGAGGCGGCGTTTGCCAAAGAGTTCCCTGTGTCGTCCGGCTCCCAGCACAGGAAGAAAGAGGGCGATGTGGGAGGGGCTTATGGAGAGTGGGTGACCGTCGACAAGAAAGCGGAGAAGGCAAAAGGGCCGTCACCGACGGCCAAGGCCTCAGCAACTGCTGCCAAGGATGCGTCGCCAGGGGATGCGCCTTTGACGGCCGTACCCACGGCAACGGAGGAGCCGGCGATCGCCAAGGAGAGCGATAGTGTATTTCCGGAGCCTCCGCTACAG CCCGTGGACATCACCCAGGCGGTCGGGGAGAGAATGAAGGCCCAGAAGCGCCTGGCTGAAAACCCGTACGACGTCAGTGCCATCTGCATGCTCAGCCGTGCTCAGGAACAG GTGGATGCGTGGGCCCAATCCAACACCATCCCTGGACTGTTCACTGGTTCTACCGGGGCTACGGTGCTCAGCTCAGAGGAGCTGTCCAACAGCGGACCGCAGGCCTGGATCAAAAAG CAGGTGCAAATGCAGTACGGCCACCCGGCCACTAGGGGTGCTCTGGCCTGTCCGCTAAGTAGAGTCCCCCTCGGAGTCGGAATAGGGACTcggagagtgaaagagggagggaggggaggaaggaaggaagaggaGAGCTGGAA gaCCAATTCCTCCGAGCTGCTCCAGTGTCAGGAGGCGTAG
- the LOC105019775 gene encoding protein SON isoform X3, with product MAANIEQIFRDFVVNKIKEIEDESQDISPTDEGNPNGKTAEVDGITDTQDKDGVVDKDEGDAPHKKHKKHKKHKKHKSKKKKQKEDKENGSESAADSDGEKAKTGEEDDGRSKRHKRHSGKKKKKKRKKDCDKSDSSSGSDSESESKPQSGNKESKPRDLPDIIPKLGEKHTEKSSRSSRSRLGKRKSRSKSRNRRERSRSGRRGGARSRSRQRRSRSRSRKSRSRSRSRKSRSRSGKRGRRTRSRSLVILKKDRRSTSRSRKQSRSRTRTPSPSENNNSKSRSASREAPLAENNLSASLAKDDVTESVVKEENLMVPIDNSALVSKTSIDGVLNITSGGGWKPIPFVVNSKKEEPPISSQPVESLMSKECQTSLEISSVEPKNSSTDHQPALASEPNPSAQPTVESDGPVTSETLCGSEDLLPPKKDTDELEKVAPQGADGDLLTSPQPKTQHMSGEAETKEGQSLKSRSPSKRKKSRSKSPGQKKRYDAKSSRKRRSRSNSAGKRKKSRSSSRSRKKKSKSRTPSRRRRSRSKSGARKKKSRSRSRTRTKRSKSRSPKRKRSKSRSPARRSKRTRSRSGSRRRGRGGFGAHQLSQRDRWKREPSHSPVLILRKKRSPARTNRDTSKSPPRLTELDKDQLLEIAKANAAAMCAKAGMPIPESLRPKATFQLPLPNPNMSFPMNMPMNMPMSMTMNAAMASMTAATMTAALASMGSMASLHQMAPLPSITNKPPPGPPQPNTATIEDVKRKVAKQANSISIKEFTDKCKKIVEKGGELAIAEPRMSDDEDDGKPFGRAALREVKGISFSLNNASVRPSPALAVRSEAAFAKEFPVSSGSQHRKKEGDVGGAYGEWVTVDKKAEKAKGPSPTAKASATAAKDASPGDAPLTAVPTATEEPAIAKESDSVFPEPPLQPVDITQAVGERMKAQKRLAENPYDVSAICMLSRAQEQVDAWAQSNTIPGLFTGSTGATVLSSEELSNSGPQAWIKKVQMQYGHPATRGALACPLSRVPLGVGIGTRRVKEGGRGGRKEEESWKVSPCSCPCCHGHCQAPCHFLCGAGPVMRG from the exons CCCGACAGATGAAGGCAATCCTAATGGTAAAACAGCAGAAGTCGATGGAATCACTGACACACAAG aCAAAGATGGTGTAGTTGACAAGGATGAGGGAGATGCTCCACACAAGAAGCACAAGAAGCACAAAaagcacaaaaaacacaaaagtaaaaagaagaaacagaagGAAGATAAAGAGAACGGCTCAGAATCAGCAGCAGACTCCGATGGAGAAAAGGCAAAAACTG GGGAAGAGGATGATGGGAGATCCAAACGGCATAAACGACATTCtgggaaaaagaagaaaaagaagcgTAAGAAGGACTGCGACAAATCTGACAGCTCATCTGGGTCAGACTCGGAATCTGAGTCAAAGCCTCAGTCTGGGAACAAGGAAAGCAAACCTCGGGATTTGCCTGATATAATCCCCAAACTAGGGGAGAAACATACAGAAAAGTCCTCCCGAAGTTCCCGGTCTCGTTTAGGCAAGCGCAAATCGAGGTCCAAATCCCGtaacaggagagagagatccAGGTCTGGTAGAAGAGGTGGCGCACGTTCCCGATCACGGCAACGCAGGTCCAGGTCACGCTCTAGAAAGTCTAGGTCCAGGTCACGCTCTAGAAAGTCTAGGTCTAGGTCTGGCAAGAGAGGCAGGAGAACACGGTCAAGGTCCCTTGTTATCTTAAAGAAAGACAGACGGTCTACTTCAAGATCCAGAAAGCAATCAAGATCTAGGACGAGGACTCCCTCTCCCTCCGAGAACAACAACTCCAAATCCAGGTCTGCCTCAAGGGAAGCTCCATTAGCTGAGAATAATCTGTCTGCATCCCTGGCTAAAGATGATGTTACTGAGTCTGTTGTGAAAGAAGAAAACCTCATGGTTCCAATAGATAATTCAGCCCTAGTGTCCAAAACAAGCATTGATGGTGTCTTAAATATCACCTCTGGAGGTGGTTGGAAGCCAATACCGTTTGTGGTCAACAGCAAGAAGGAAGAGCCACCTATTTCCTCCCAGCCTGTAGAATCTTTAATGTCTAAAGAGTGCCAGACTTCTCTGGAGATATCTTCTGTTGAGCCCAAAAATTCCTCCACTGACCACCAGCCAGCATTAGCCTCTGAGCCTAACCCCAGCGCCCAGCCAACTGTTGAATCGGATGGACCTGTTACTTCTGAAACCTTGTGTGGCTCAGAAGATTTGCTGCCCCCTAAAAAGGATACCGATGAACTGGAGAAGGTGGCACCTCAGGGTGCAGATGGAGATCTGCTGACCTCACCACAACCTAAAACTCAGCATATGTCTGGAGAGGCAGAGACAAAGGAAGGACAGTCTTTGAAGTCCAGGTCTCCTTCAAAGAGGAAAAAGTCAAGGTCTAAGTCTCCCGGTCAGAAGAAACGCTATGATGCAAAGTCCTCCAGAAAGAGGAGGTCCAGATCCAATTCTGCGGGAAAGAGGAAGAAATCACGCTCTTCGTCAAGGAGCCGAAAGAAGAAGTCCAAATCCAGGACACCGTCACGGAGAAGGCGGTCTCGCTCCAAGTCGGGAGCAAGGAAGAAGAAATCCCGGTCTAGATCGAGAACGCGGACCAAGCGCTCAAAATCTCGGTCACCAAAAAGGAAACGGTCCAAATCACGGTCTCCTGCTCGGAGGTCAAAGCGGACGAGGTCACGCTCTGGTTCTCGgcggagggggaggggtggatTCGGCGCCCACCAGCTGAGCCAGAGGGACCGCTGGAAGCGTGAGCCAAGCCACTCCCCAGTCCTCATCCTCCGTAAGAAGAGGTCTCCGGCACGCACCAACCGCGACACCAGCAAAAGCCCGCCACGACTGACAGAGCTGG ACAAAGACCAGTTACTAGAGATTGCTAAGGCTAATGCCGCTGCCATGTGTGCAAAGGCGGGGATGCCCATCCCAGAGAGTCTACGACCCAAAGCCACCTTCCAGTTGCCTTTACCCAACCCCAACATGTCCTTCCCCATGAACATGCCCATGAACATGCCAATGAGCATGACCATGAACGCAGCAATGGCTAGCATGACCGCCGCCACCATGACCGCCGCCCTGGCTAGTATGGGATCTATGGCGTCCTTGCACCAGATGGCCCCGCTCCCCAGCATTACCAACAAGCCCCCGCCGGGCCCTCCTCAGCCCAACACCGCCACCATCGAGGATGTCAAGAGGAAGGTGGCCAAGCAGGCCAACAGCATCAGCATCAAGGAGTTCACCGAT AAGTGTAAGAAGATTGTGGAGAAGGGGGGGGAGCTTGCAATCGCAGAGCCCCGCATGTCTGATGACGAAGACGATGGCAAACCGTTTGGACGAGCCGCCCTCAGGGAGGTCAAGGGCATCTCCTTCAGCCTCAAT aACGCATCAGTGCGTCCATCACCCGCGTTGGCGGTTCGGAGCGAGGCGGCGTTTGCCAAAGAGTTCCCTGTGTCGTCCGGCTCCCAGCACAGGAAGAAAGAGGGCGATGTGGGAGGGGCTTATGGAGAGTGGGTGACCGTCGACAAGAAAGCGGAGAAGGCAAAAGGGCCGTCACCGACGGCCAAGGCCTCAGCAACTGCTGCCAAGGATGCGTCGCCAGGGGATGCGCCTTTGACGGCCGTACCCACGGCAACGGAGGAGCCGGCGATCGCCAAGGAGAGCGATAGTGTATTTCCGGAGCCTCCGCTACAG CCCGTGGACATCACCCAGGCGGTCGGGGAGAGAATGAAGGCCCAGAAGCGCCTGGCTGAAAACCCGTACGACGTCAGTGCCATCTGCATGCTCAGCCGTGCTCAGGAACAG GTGGATGCGTGGGCCCAATCCAACACCATCCCTGGACTGTTCACTGGTTCTACCGGGGCTACGGTGCTCAGCTCAGAGGAGCTGTCCAACAGCGGACCGCAGGCCTGGATCAAAAAG GTGCAAATGCAGTACGGCCACCCGGCCACTAGGGGTGCTCTGGCCTGTCCGCTAAGTAGAGTCCCCCTCGGAGTCGGAATAGGGACTcggagagtgaaagagggagggaggggaggaaggaaggaagaggaGAGCTGGAA GGTCAGTCCTTGTAGCTGTCCTTGTTGCCATGGCCACTGTCAGGCCCCCTGTCATTTCCTGTGTGGCGCTGGGCCGGTGATGAGGGGCTAG